In one window of Drosophila innubila isolate TH190305 chromosome 2L unlocalized genomic scaffold, UK_Dinn_1.0 4_B_2L, whole genome shotgun sequence DNA:
- the LOC117781935 gene encoding calcium load-activated calcium channel, whose protein sequence is MWSDTFLIVFISICTAFLGEGLTWVLVYRTEKYQRLKTEVDKQSKKLERRKETHGDSLDKSVKKKIERYEEKLKNNNRDLSLVKMKSMFATGFAFTALLSMFNSIFDGRVVAQLPFTPISWIQGLSHRNLSGDDYTDCSFIFLYILCTMSIRQNIQKLLGFAPSRAASKQGGGLFGQAPGQFK, encoded by the exons ATGTGGTCTGatacatttttgattgttttcatATCAATTTGCACAGCATTTCTAGGAGAAG ggCTTACCTGGGTGCTCGTGTACCGCACAGAGAAATACCAAAGGCTCAAGACGGAGGTCGATAAACAGAGCAAGAAGc tGGAGCGTCGCAAGGAGACACATGGCGATTCATTGGATAAGTCggttaaaaagaaaatcgaaCGTTATGAGGAGAAACTGAAGAACAACAATCGCGACTTGTCGCTGGTAAAGATGAAGTCCATGTTTGCCACGGGATTCGCATTTACCGCATTGCTGAGCATGTTCAATAGCATCTTTGATGGCCGCGTCGTGGCACAATTGCCATTTACCCCCATCTCATGGATCCAGGGACTCAGTCATCGCAATCTGTCGGGCGATGATTACACCGACTGCTCTTTTATATTCCTGTACATTCTGTGCACGATGTCCATTCGCCAGAATATCCAAAAGCTGCTTGGCTTTGCGCCTTCCCGTGCCGCAAGTAAACAGGGTGGAGGACTCTTCGGCCAGGCACCAGGTCAATTCAAGTAG